A window from Mangifera indica cultivar Alphonso chromosome 2, CATAS_Mindica_2.1, whole genome shotgun sequence encodes these proteins:
- the LOC123209497 gene encoding germin-like protein subfamily 1 member 11, translated as MKTVHVLVVFVLLALASPPAFAPDPAPLQDFCVAIKNTVDGVFVNGKFCKDPSHVTANDFFFQGLNIPRPTNNQVGSTVTLIDVEQILGLNTLGVALARLDYAPNGGENPPHTHPRATELLLVLKGTLFVGFVTSNPNNTLFSKVLNSGDLFVFPEGLIHFQVNIGKTNAVAIASFGSQNPGVITVANAVFGSNPPINPFALAKAFQLNPNVVKNLQAKFRNNS; from the exons ATGAAAACTGTTCATGTCCTTGTAGTTTTTGTTCTCTTGGCTTTGGCTTCTCCACCAGCCTTTGCCCCAGACCCTGCCCCTCTTCAGGACTTCTGTGTAGCAATCAAAAACACTGTAGATGGCG TGTTTGTGAATGGGAAGTTCTGCAAGGACCCAAGTCATGTAACTGCAAATGACTTCTTCTTTCAAGGGCTTAACATACCAAGACCCACGAACAATCAAGTTGGTTCAACTGTCACCCTTATAGATGTTGAGCAAATCCTAGGACTTAACACTCTTGGTGTAGCCTTAGCTCGACTTGATTACGCACCAAACGGTGGTGAAAACCCACCACACACTCACCCTCGAGCCACTGAGCTCCTCCTAGTCCTGAAAGGCACTCTTTTTGTTGGATTTGTCACATCAAACCCCAACAACACACTTTTCTCAAAGGTTCTCAACAGTGGAGATTTATTTGTCTTCCCAGAAGGCTTGATTCATTTCCAAGTGAATATAGGCAAAACGAATGCAGTTGCTATTGCTTCTTTTGGCAGCCAGAACCCTGGTGTCATTACAGTAGCAAATGCAGTCTTTGGATCAAATCCACCCATTAATCCTTTTGCTCTGGCGAAGGCATTCCAGCTAAACCCAAATGTGGTGAAAA